DNA from Mycolicibacterium alvei:
AGGGCATGGCCTTCTGCATCCCCGAGGGCGGGATGTCGATCCCGAGGTCATCCGGTGGGGCGACGTTGATCTCGCCCGGTGTCAGCCTTGGTCCCCGCTTGATCGTCGGGGTGAACTTCTTCGTCGTCATTGGCCCTGCTTGTCTTCCACCTTGCGCGGATTGGGGTCGGCGGGCAGCGTGTCGTGCTCAAGCAACGCTGCCTCCTTCGACAACACCGGGCCCTCCACCAGCAGCCCGACGACTTGCCACGGTGCGTTCACCGCACCCGACAAGCCCAGATTCTTGGCGGCATCGTCATTGGCGATGCCGTACCGCACTCCTTGCGGGTCGATGTAGTACAGGCTCTCGCCCACCCGCGGATCCGGCGACTGCAGCCGCAGGAACTGGCCGCCTTCGATGTACACCGTTGCGTCACCGCCGATCTGGTCGATCCCGGTACCGACCGCCGATGACGGGATCGGCAACCGGCGGCCGGCGATGACGGTGGTCTTGGGCGCCTGATCGCCGGGTTCACGCTGCCAGGCCCAGCACAACACCGGCGAGTCCTGACGCAGCAGCACCTCGAGCGGCTCGTCCGGCAACGGCGAGCCGTAGACCCGTTCGGTGATCTTGGCGACCACACTGGCCTCCACCGACGGTGACTTCAACAGCCCGTAGGAATTGGTGGCCCGCAGTGCCGCAGCCGTGGTGTCGTTGACGCGGGCCACACCGTCCGGCAACACCACGTAATGCTGCGGATCGTCTTCGGTCGCCGTCTGGAATACCGATCCGATCACCAGATTCTCCGGCAGCCCAACGGTATTGGGCGCGCCGGCAGCCGCGATCGCCGGCAATTGCCACGGGCCCCGGTTGGCCAACGCGTTGAACAGCCCTTCCGAGACCGGGGTGGTCTTCGCGGTGACCGGGATACCCACCGCGGAGCTCACCGCCCGGTCGGACAGGTCGATGCTGTGCCGGCCTTCCGAAGTCACCAACCAGTTGCCGCCCTCGAACGACACCAGCATGCCCTGGTTGGGGCGCATCGGGCCGACCGCGGAGTCGGTTGCCAATGATCTGATCAGGACCGAGGATTCGACCTTGGGTGCCGAGCTGTCCGGCTTCGCCACGGTGTCGCAGAGCGTCCACCGCGACGCGGGCACGCCGGTCGGTGTGGCGTACGGCGCGCCGGGGATGCCGATCGGCTGCCCCTTGGGTAGCCGGTTGAGCTCCTCGGACTTCACCGCGGAGGGGGTCCCGGAGTTGCCGAGCGCCAACCGCGCCGAGGTCAGGTTGTACACCGGGCGCAGCTGACCGCTGCCCGGCAGCATCACATAGAGCTGATTGGTGGTGCGGTCCACCACCAGTTGGTCACTGCCCTGCTTGCCCAGCGGCTTGAAGTACGCCA
Protein-coding regions in this window:
- the eccB gene encoding type VII secretion protein EccB, whose translation is MAGFRLTTKVQVSGWRFLLRRVEHAIVRRDTRMFDDPLQFHSRAVFAGVVVSVLICLGAGLMAYFKPLGKQGSDQLVVDRTTNQLYVMLPGSGQLRPVYNLTSARLALGNSGTPSAVKSEELNRLPKGQPIGIPGAPYATPTGVPASRWTLCDTVAKPDSSAPKVESSVLIRSLATDSAVGPMRPNQGMLVSFEGGNWLVTSEGRHSIDLSDRAVSSAVGIPVTAKTTPVSEGLFNALANRGPWQLPAIAAAGAPNTVGLPENLVIGSVFQTATEDDPQHYVVLPDGVARVNDTTAAALRATNSYGLLKSPSVEASVVAKITERVYGSPLPDEPLEVLLRQDSPVLCWAWQREPGDQAPKTTVIAGRRLPIPSSAVGTGIDQIGGDATVYIEGGQFLRLQSPDPRVGESLYYIDPQGVRYGIANDDAAKNLGLSGAVNAPWQVVGLLVEGPVLSKEAALLEHDTLPADPNPRKVEDKQGQ